In Nitrospira sp., one genomic interval encodes:
- a CDS encoding alpha/beta fold hydrolase, protein MISLDGFIPAFLLRNPHLMTLVPRYWPREAIGAPLPQVTRRFTTEPGTQLQGFCHWQPHPTSSPTLILLHGLEGSADSHYMRGMTTKAYRAGFNVIRMNQRTCGGTDHLTPTLYNSGLSNDYRTIIQELQERDRLSRIWLVGYSMGGNLVLKAAGEMGRSNQALAGVVAVSPNIDPTQCVAALEQPRNWLYHWHFLSSLKARMRRKAALFPDTWDVSSLGSMNTITQFDETYTARDGGYRDVADYYDRAGAHHVLHQIAVPTLIITAQDDPFIPATMFDTPAIRHNSNITLMLLRYGGHCGFFQRRCRREDRFWAENRTLEWIRRMVTA, encoded by the coding sequence ATGATTTCGCTGGACGGATTCATTCCCGCATTCCTGCTTCGCAATCCGCATCTCATGACCCTGGTACCTCGCTACTGGCCTCGGGAGGCGATAGGAGCACCCCTCCCTCAGGTCACACGGCGATTCACCACCGAACCGGGAACCCAGCTGCAGGGCTTCTGTCACTGGCAGCCTCACCCCACGAGCTCCCCGACCCTCATCCTGCTCCACGGGCTTGAGGGCTCCGCAGATTCCCACTACATGCGTGGGATGACGACCAAAGCCTACCGCGCTGGATTTAACGTCATCCGTATGAACCAACGTACCTGCGGCGGCACCGACCACCTGACTCCGACTCTGTACAACAGCGGGCTCAGTAACGATTATCGAACCATCATCCAGGAATTGCAGGAACGCGATCGTCTGTCTCGGATATGGCTTGTGGGATATTCAATGGGCGGGAATCTCGTCTTGAAAGCAGCAGGAGAGATGGGCCGGTCGAATCAGGCATTGGCAGGCGTGGTAGCCGTCAGTCCGAATATTGATCCCACACAGTGCGTGGCAGCCCTCGAGCAACCCAGGAATTGGCTCTACCACTGGCACTTCCTGTCGAGCTTAAAGGCGAGAATGCGAAGAAAGGCAGCACTGTTTCCCGACACATGGGATGTGTCGTCATTGGGTTCGATGAACACGATCACTCAGTTTGACGAGACCTATACCGCCCGCGACGGAGGCTATCGAGATGTCGCCGATTATTACGACCGGGCAGGAGCCCATCACGTGCTCCACCAGATCGCCGTTCCAACACTGATCATCACGGCGCAAGACGACCCATTCATTCCCGCTACGATGTTCGATACCCCGGCGATCCGACACAATTCCAATATTACACTGATGCTGCTGCGCTACGGAGGACACTGTGGATTCTTTCAACGACGGTGCCGGCGGGAGGATCGGTTTTGGGCGGAAAATAGAACCCTCGAATGGATACGTCGAATGGTCACGGCATAG
- a CDS encoding class II aldolase/adducin family protein, whose translation MLTAIGDVMRRVYERGWITTRDGNISMRKRAGKYLYITPSGWRKTIVHPEHIVRLEVLTDPVTGQLVPKVRDGQQPSGELWMHWNLQRDTKKTRTVVHVHATHIVAAIYAGIDLQAMSAEFPEISRYTRVGHTVPALPALSRDLADVTAECLGLKKDGTLEFDIVGQMNHGVCAVATDPWAAYEHIERLDHICEIVLKSGVASKPVGKQSS comes from the coding sequence ATGTTGACTGCAATCGGCGATGTGATGAGGCGAGTGTACGAACGAGGGTGGATTACGACGCGAGACGGTAACATCAGCATGCGGAAGCGGGCGGGCAAGTATCTGTATATTACACCGTCCGGATGGCGTAAGACGATTGTCCACCCAGAACACATTGTGCGCTTGGAGGTTCTGACTGATCCAGTGACCGGCCAACTTGTTCCAAAGGTGCGTGACGGGCAACAGCCATCCGGGGAGCTGTGGATGCACTGGAACCTTCAGCGGGACACGAAGAAGACGAGGACAGTCGTCCACGTCCATGCGACCCACATCGTGGCTGCGATCTATGCTGGAATCGATTTGCAGGCGATGAGTGCGGAGTTTCCCGAGATCTCACGCTATACACGTGTCGGCCATACGGTCCCTGCATTGCCGGCTTTGTCACGTGATCTTGCCGATGTGACGGCAGAATGCTTGGGGCTGAAGAAGGATGGGACACTGGAGTTTGACATTGTCGGACAGATGAATCACGGTGTGTGCGCTGTCGCGACGGACCCGTGGGCCGCCTATGAACACATCGAGCGACTCGACCATATCTGTGAGATCGTTTTGAAGAGTGGAGTTGCTTCGAAGCCTGTGGGCAAACAGTCGTCTTAG